TCTTAAAAAGTCAATACTTTTAAATCTGCCATTAAATACCATAATCAGTACTACTTTACTAATTTAATAACTCATTTATTAATCAATAAATAAAGTCGTAACAATGCTTAACAAGTTATAAATATCAAAGTAATGAAATATCAAACAAGTCATAACATTCAAGATATTAACACtaattaattactaaattataactaaaatatgaataacattgaatataaaaaaaattctgtaatattagcataaaaattaaatgtttagtTTATACACagatatgaattttatatttaaaaattttatttctattaagaaTTAGTGCAATCAATAAATCAATTTTAATCATAATTTGcatcaataataaataattgcaaaTCTTACGTTATTCTGCATTACTTGTTTCTTTTCATTGCACTTATACATTAATTACAgattgtaaaaattatatattattaattaaacaataatagaaattagagatacaagtattttaacaattatatatcattattaaACGTGCAGTATTAAAAACATAATAGTAAATatcacacatatatataataatgttgtttcttttacactgcaatATTCATTAAGAGCTTATAATCACATTACTTAACATATTGTTGCATGTATATCTCTAAGTTTTTATTACTGTAAACATTtgacaaatgtaaaatatttaaaaaattgttcgccgtatcaaagtatgaaaaatcTAATGAACCTGATCTGTTGTTGCacgtattataataaattataaaaataaataatataatagatataaaacaattaataattgaaaCTAAAAGAATTATACCATTTTTATGTTTACCCTCAGTAACTTTGATTTCAGAAAAACTTCTCAAATCTTATAATctcaatttaaaatttacgatATAATAGTCTTTTTCGCTTTGCTTCTTCCTCTCTAATGTTCTAAAAATGATGGAGGCTACATTGATTTTGAAAactcaaaatattttacatattttaactattttatatattttaaaatccaaatattctaagaatatgtaatttcctttttaaaatatatgataatttaGAATTTACAATATGGAAAGAAACAATACATGAAGCACAAACATAGAAGTTTCGTAAAGTATTCTgtactttaaaataaaaaaacttaaaatttctACAACACAATCAAATTTATTCTTATATGTTATAATctaacttttattttaaaatggaatTAAATTTATAACCAATTTTCATATACACTATAAAATCTAACAATTTGTTAAAAATCTGTAACTGACAATAGGATATAGGAACTATTCaaatagaatataaaaaatataatattataatggcAATTAATAACTTGCTTTAATTTCTACTTGTAACCATTTGAAATACTTATATTAAACATTAtgatattacttttattttttataaccaAGTTAACATCATATTtgatataatttcaaaaatagcAATACATTTCATGTAAGATATGTCGCCTTACTAACTGAACAATAAAATGATCTTGAATACATCTCTAGTGAAGTTTTAccttctttattttataaaaaatacatcTTTTTACAGAAAGTGGAGAGTAaaactttataaataataacaaattgtaACAAGTTGATAACAATTAGACTAGACATTTACTGATTTCAAATTATCGATATACAATTTTGGAGGAAAAGGGAAAAACAATTACATTGTTTGAAATTCTTGTTTTGTTTATTAACATGTATGAATAATGAAAACCAGTAAAATTATGGTAAGATCAAGAAAAAGAGATGATTAACCGTATTTGAGGTTAAGTACTAATGATCAGTAACCTAACCTAGAAACATTCGTTTCTACACGAATCACAAAATcgtaaatttaaaaagaaaataagagataaaaataacattaaaaaattaattgatgAAAACAAATATAAGgacattaaaaataattaaatctatTATACACTATTTTCAGTCCATTTACCTTTTCGATGCAGTACGAACGTTTCAAAATAcacaatacaataaaatttcataatttaaaaatttaagccTTAAGaactaaaaacaaaataaatgaattttttcgtttatagatattcttctcttccttctttcaTATTTTCACGTTTTTCTAACTACATTAatgaaaagaataataatataaataaaagtatgaAATTATACTTCTTTAGTTTTTTCTACTACCAATCTCCCCCCTCTATTctgttttccttcttttctcccATTTTCTTTATCTCGAATAACTAATTAAAACATATGCTTTGCAAGAACAAAtgattacatatttttataaatgttatatattaaaattttgacTCACCAGGTATTTTTCATTGTTAGACACTTGATAAAATACCATCCAACACTTCACTACAAAGCACAGATATTTTTCAACGATGCTGTTAACTTGTCAATAGACACACTGGtttctaaaaattataatttcctttcttctgctattaaacaaaattacacAATTTCCATCATTTACTCTTTcttaaaattgttaaattgaCACACAGTGGGATGTTTTTCCAATTTAGCTGGTCAAAATTACTTCTGTTATTTGCTTGATCGACAACATGATTACTGACTTATTTGTGGTAAAATTAAAACAATTTAAAGACAAAAAATCATTAGAATGTGTTTTTAATGGTTTAATTGttattatcgataaatataataatatgtacatacaattAAATATAACTAAGATATGTGTACAAAATGTATGTTTTATTTCAGAttttaaaaatggaaatttatttttaattttcttggtCTAATCCTCCAAGTATTCTTCATGACtcaaaatgtaatttttaacaaattttaatttttcattaatattacAATGTTATTTTTGTTgcattatatgaaatatattttgaaatatttctctttGATATATATCTCTTCGAGTCATTGTTTTAACCCAAAATGCTCCcaaaaacaaaattttcaaGTAAAAGTAATCCTTAGTGAAAAAATATCACATATGACCATTTATTATATTCGCAATGATCACAAGGAGATTCATGTATTTTAACAAATCCTTTCAAGTTATGATGATAGATCCTTTAAATTTAACTAAAAAATTCCTTTCCTTAATACTCTAAGTATGTTgaaatgaatgaaattttaattaaaatgcttGAGACTTATGCACCTTTACGTACTTCAGAACAAGGAAATAATTTGATACTGACAGGTACCTTTAAAAACAGGAAAAAGTGACGAATTTGAAAGATTATTATCGCGGAAATAAGCAACAAAATGTACGTTCGCTGTGAGACACGGTCAAGTTTCAATTAATCATCAGAAGCTATACATGTTAATGTGAAGATGAAAACAGTTGCAATTTATTGCCTCCGTGGTACTTGCCTTTCTCAGataaaaagttatttttacCTGTAATGAGTTTAACAAAACTGACTTTTGTCCAACTAGATCGAGCAAATAACCCACTGTGCGACGTAAGAAACGTGCTTGACACCTTTTTCTTTGGTAATGAACGGTGTGGTcacgaaaatggaaaaataaatagaTCGTGAccatgaaatcaaatattaaccGCACGCATAGTAAGTTTCTTATCAGAGAAGACACTAAAAAATCTTGTTGATAAGCTCGACTTGTGATTCTCACAGGCCTGAGTGGCGACCGTATTTCACACGTGGACACTTGTATCTTTTCGTGAATACGAGCGGTTAAAATGTCGGACTCCCACGCCACCACCTTCAGACAATTACACGTAACGGTTGACACTATACCGACACTGTATCAATGACACTAAGTGCACAGTGCTCCATAGCATGATTATTTCAAGTTAACACCGTTATGAGAGGACACTAAACGAACGAGAAACAGTATACGTATCGCGATCAATCCGTCCATTTGTTCAACTAGTCACCTGTTAGAAGCAGACTGACTAATCTTTTTCCTGTGATTAAATCTTTACTTTGTTTTCACACTAGACGAATAATACCATCAAAGCATAATACACTTGTTACTCACAAGCGAACATCCTCATGTTAATCGCAAAAAGCGGTAGCGTGTTCTTTATCACAAGGAAAAAACAGCAGAGAGAATAACGAGAGCGCAAGCACGAGGAAAGACGAAAAAAGTCAATGGCTACCGTTTGTTTTCTTTCATTCGTTCGTTTGCTTGTTCGTTCAACTGCGACTACGTTGAATCGGGTTTAATCGGGTCAAATCGGCTCAATTCAGGTTATGGCCATCGGGGAGTCGAGCATGCTTTGCATGACGCGGCCCGACGACAGGTATATCACGTGGTTCGTCGCGTCCTTTCTCACAATCAGTCGCAACGTCACTGTAGTTCTTTTCAGTTGACTCGGTCAAGATATCGCACTAAGTCAATGTTCAGAAGTTGTCGGCAACTTCTCGCCCTATGAATAGGCGGTTCAACGTGCCTGGATTATTGGTGTGATCAAGTACATACACTAGTAGACATGCTGCATATACCACGTCGTGGTATGGTTCTGGCGCCGTCGGCGCTGCTGCTGCGGACGGAGAAGGCCGGAGTAATAAAACTGGCTGACACCCCCGCGAAAGCGCTGCAATGAACTCGCCCGGTTTGTAGGGTCAAAAGCACCGCGGCAAAATAATAACAACGCAGCCGCCACCACCGTCGTCGTCGCCACCGCCGTCGTCGTCGTATAGGCTGAGGGGTCAGCAGCGTCGCAACTGTAACCGCCGTCACGAACGACCTTCTTAAAACGAGTTGATCCCGTTGTTGTTGTCTCTGCTGCTgttgccgccgccgccgcgagaGAAACGGCGCGACGCCCCGACGCGGCGGAAAGTTGTCAAAACAGCACAACGTCGCGCGTTACCGCTGCTTCTGctcctgctgctgctgctgctgctaccactactactactactactactgctaatGCTGTTCCAccttctcctccttctcctcctccttctccttttcCTTCTACTGCTGTTGTTATTGCTATTGTTGCTGCTCTTGCTGGTGGTTGTTCGCGGCCGCGGGTTTTGGCGGGTTTCCACGAGCGACGAGCGCGCACACCACTGGCACACACCGCGGCCGCCGTGCATTCACCTCGTCCTCACACCTTGCGCCACCGCTGTCGTCGCCGTCactgtcgttgtcgttgtcgccGCCTTCGCCACCACTTTTAACGTTATTATTTTTGCCCTTGTTATTAGTATTCTCTTCTCCGTCGTTCTTTCCAATATCTTCTTTCGATTAAACTGTATTACTTTGTGTTGTCGCGATCGGTTTTTACCAAGATTTCCTCGTGCACCGAGACCAAACCAAAAATCGTTTCGCCACGCTACTTTCTGACACGCCGAGGGATTACACACCCTTAAAGTAACCTTGCCACTCTTGAAACGACCGGTTCCAAATACTGACTCACAAACTAACGCATATAAACTATTCAACGTCCTCCCACTAGACACGAGATTTGTATCCCCTAATCGCGGATATACCGCATCACTTTCACGGGCGAACATGGAGCTCGATCCATGCCGAATGTTTTCTAAAACGTCCGCATCTCCGTTTTGTGGCGCTTCTCATCTGTCGTTCTTCTCTGTCTCTTAATATTTTCACCTCTTCCCACTGATCATCAGTACCTTTTCCATGTGGTTTTTGCTCATACTCAGGTTTACCAACCCTATCTGTGATGTAAATTCaactatttcaattatttttaaataaatatttttaatgtcaCTTTCTTTAACCTTGCGTCTTCACTTTCTTTTAACtatttttttactaaaattatataaatatagcttttttacattattttaaacaaattgctattaaaaaaatatgtatatacatatatgtatatatttatataatcttGTAAACTAGGTTATATAGTACTCCAAAGCACtagataaatgaaaatttttaattctaatatGTAGTGTATAAATAgacttttaataatttcaatttttaagtgaTTTTTCATAAGTATTACACACCTTAAACTctaaaatgatatatataatagaatgaggtatatatacatacatatatacttatGATAGTATTATTGATGTAATACTCTACCTGTCGATGTAATATCTAatgaaataattcaataattttatttagaaaaactAATCAGTAAAATATCGTTTATAAAGTACAGAATTAATCTATAcggaaaaattttttattttttaatatatattataagacAATTTATGTAAGAATCATATAAAAATGCAAAATTTTCCTTACATtatcattaaaaattttaattatgaaattataaaatttatgtcTCAAATTTCTCTTTGAttaggaaaataattttttaaatcgaaTATATATGCAACcagtattaaatacaatttttcgtacagtttattataataaatttaaatatataaattttttatacgtaatatttaatattcttgaTCTTGCGGCACTATTATGCAATCTGTTCTGTAAATAGCAGTTTTTTGATATGTAATGTTAATATTTTATGCAACAACTATAACTGTATGAAAAATAGATTATTGCCTTAGTAATTATatcgtaattaaaaattatttaaagattCTTAAAAGATAACATTTTAATAGTTTAGATATCGTACGAAAGGAGAAACAATGCGATATCCAAAATATTCACCGCATCCGTAATAGGCTGCGTACCAATTTAATGCGCATATACAAACATTCTCCCCTAATCAAGTAGTTTTGATATTTTGATACCGGTGTTTGTATTTATGCTctttttgtattaaaaaatatcgtcATTTTCACATATTGACtttctaattataaaatataaacgaTGGATAATTCTACCACATGAAGTACAAAAAAAGCCTTTAATACAAAGTTTCAGCAGTTcgtatattttagtttattattatcttgattatttatttacattttcatacttttaaatatttgtttttttctAAATTAGGCACTATTTACGTCATAAAATGTTTTTTCAACACGATAAATGTTGGTTCTGAAGTCTTTATGACATAGAGTTTATTATcggaatatttatataaatattttgaaaacattACATTCGAAATAGATAAGAAACTAAAGAAAAATTACATAAAGAAATATTACCTAAAGGCTTTTTATGTcacatatattacatattaaatatCATACTTATGATATTTCAAGTAAGTTTTGATACTCTTATATGTATGTATCATTTATATGTCATTAAATAACCTTAAACTTATGTAAATTTAAAATAGCATGatataaattactaataataaattattattttaggttTAACTCAAATGAAAgctaagaaaataataaaacaaaaaacgggAAATATTTACTAAACAAAATGTCTatcatatattgtaatatataaataaagaattagatattcatttatacattttcaaatttaccATGTTATAAAAGTTATACAAGTTTGATAAGTTGTCTTTTAGACATAAATAAACTTGGGaatgaaatacatatataactttattataaaagaaagtataaaaaataatattgttgCTAATTATGAAGATCCTATTCCACTTGTTTCTTTGCTTTTGGAGCAATTTAAAAAGGGATGTAAAAAACTtcagtattttaatattttgaggCATTTAATCCATAAACAAGGATCTAATCCAGTAAAATCAAATTGCAAGTAACATATTAATAAAAAGCAATTGAAGTTATTTTTTGATCTTACATTCGCTAAAGTAATTCCTCTAAACATGtttggaaaattgaaaaattttttaaaagtacTGAAAGCTATTTTCCACTTATTATATATACCATGTTCTATACCACTTAGTTTGAAaccttttattgaaaaattagatTTATGTAACTGCACTATTTTAACAAAAGTAATTCATTCAATGAATTTgcactataaaaatatatttatatattttaaatcttcAGTAATCTGTTTTAAGTAGTTACAAGATATTAAAAGTACACAGACACATGATGGGTTAtaacaaaatttgtaaaatgttttttgttgaatttcaaaaatattgtatatttattttcatatgaCATCAGATTCTAGAAACAATAATGTTGTAATGTAAAGAATTACACAATATGCATTCAGCTTGGAACTTCATCcaaacgaaatttttcaaattaaatttggaaatccaaagtaaagataaaagtaaattttaagttatattataaaatattatgagaacaaaattaaatcttgtatatcaaatatttcattagaaatattcatattaatattaaatatataagaaCATCCAAcacaaatatttgtaaaacttaATAACATTTATCAATACCaaaaataatttgataaacATTACAAGCATGTCTGAGACCTTAGATAACATTTTATTGTGTCACTTTCTTCTATTCATAAGGTTATTACTAAAATTaagtattaatttgaattatgcTTTCATTTTACACGTGTTTAAAATTTGACAAAACATTAAATAACTTTGTAGCAATACTGTTACAAATACAGATTTACAAcattttcgaaaattaaaaatactttttgaTATGCTTCATTTACGagaataacggtataacgtcatttccgTTAACATTCAACAATTCGTCGTAAGGAACATATGATATTTTCCCCCAAAACGTTTGTAAATTGTAAGCAATGGAAATAAACCTTAGGTTAGGACAGGTTAGAGTGTAGAATGTTGTAAATCATTATTTATCGGTGAGCGATCCTCTGAAAGAAAACTAATAAAGTAAACTAAATTATTCATCAATGTAAATGTGTAATGTGTAGATACCAATTCCATATTTACTTATTGTCATCTTTATGTAATGTATTAAAATCTAATATTTGATTCTTATAACTACTATAAGTTGACAATACTATTTTTATAAGTTCAGATTGAAATTTGAAGTTAATAAAAACTGGATTGTTTCATTGCTCGTATTATTTACAGGTTCAAATATACAAC
The Bombus vancouverensis nearcticus chromosome 6, iyBomVanc1_principal, whole genome shotgun sequence DNA segment above includes these coding regions:
- the LOC117157942 gene encoding LOW QUALITY PROTEIN: uncharacterized protein LOC117157942 (The sequence of the model RefSeq protein was modified relative to this genomic sequence to represent the inferred CDS: inserted 2 bases in 1 codon; deleted 3 bases in 2 codons; substituted 1 base at 1 genomic stop codon) codes for the protein MHGGRGVCQWCARSSLVETRQNPRPRTTTSKSSNNSNNNSSRRKRRRRRRRRRRWNSISSSSSSSSGSSSSSSRSRSSGNARRCAVLTTFRRVGASRRFSRGGGGNSSRDNNNGXSTRFKKVVRDGGYSCDCXPLSLYDDDGGGDDDGGGAALLLFCRGAFDPTNRASSLQRFRGGVSQFYYSGLLRPQQQRRRRQNHTTTWYMQHVY